One region of Synechococcales cyanobacterium T60_A2020_003 genomic DNA includes:
- a CDS encoding ergothioneine biosynthesis protein EgtB: MTLSSSTAALRSTQDPGATVPTIERYNQVRSLSAALCAPLALEDYGIQSMPDVSPPKWHLAHTSWFFETFLLTPFLPGYEIFHPKFGYLFNSYYEAVGDRHPRPERGLLSRPTVEQVYRYRAYVDDGMRSLLQNPSEPEQILFLVELGLHHEEQHQELLVTDIKHGLGMNPLYPAYHQPPIAPAKTTSSPLQWIEYGGGLDSLGYADKDFCFDNETPQHTVYLQDYRLASRPVTNGEYLEFIEAGGYTTAEYWLSEGWATIRSQRWDAPLYWQKIDGEWWTMTLHGLQRINEHEPVCHVSFYEADAFAHWAGYRLPTEAEWEHAARSLAPKGHFLECDRLHPQPAQGYTNPDQLFGDVWEWTQSAYLPYPGFKTAPGAVGEYNGKFMSNQMVLRGGSCATPPGHIRATYRNFFPPSARWQFSGIRLAL; this comes from the coding sequence ATGACTCTGTCGTCATCCACTGCGGCACTTCGATCCACTCAAGACCCTGGCGCGACCGTCCCAACCATTGAGCGTTACAACCAGGTGCGATCGCTCAGTGCGGCGCTCTGTGCACCGCTTGCCCTTGAGGATTACGGCATTCAGAGCATGCCGGATGTGAGTCCTCCAAAGTGGCATCTCGCCCATACGAGCTGGTTTTTTGAGACGTTTTTGCTGACCCCGTTTCTGCCGGGATACGAGATTTTTCATCCCAAATTTGGCTATCTGTTTAATTCCTACTACGAAGCGGTGGGCGATCGCCATCCTAGACCGGAACGGGGATTGCTCTCTCGTCCCACGGTAGAGCAGGTGTATCGCTATCGCGCCTATGTAGATGACGGGATGCGATCGCTTCTTCAGAATCCCTCTGAGCCAGAGCAAATTCTATTTCTCGTAGAGTTAGGATTACACCACGAAGAGCAGCATCAGGAACTCTTGGTAACGGACATCAAGCATGGCCTGGGAATGAATCCTCTTTATCCGGCCTATCATCAACCTCCGATTGCACCTGCAAAAACAACATCCTCCCCGTTGCAGTGGATTGAGTATGGGGGAGGGCTGGACTCTTTGGGGTATGCCGACAAGGACTTTTGTTTCGACAATGAAACTCCTCAACATACGGTCTATTTGCAAGACTATCGGCTGGCGTCTCGTCCCGTTACCAATGGGGAATATTTGGAATTCATCGAGGCAGGGGGGTACACAACAGCAGAATACTGGCTTTCAGAAGGATGGGCAACGATCCGATCGCAACGATGGGACGCTCCTCTCTACTGGCAAAAGATAGACGGAGAGTGGTGGACAATGACCCTCCACGGACTACAACGGATCAACGAGCATGAGCCTGTGTGTCACGTTAGCTTTTACGAAGCTGATGCCTTTGCCCACTGGGCGGGATACCGCTTACCCACGGAAGCGGAATGGGAACATGCGGCGCGATCGCTTGCCCCCAAGGGACATTTTCTGGAGTGCGATCGTCTGCATCCGCAGCCTGCCCAGGGATATACGAATCCTGATCAGCTTTTTGGGGATGTATGGGAATGGACGCAGAGTGCTTATCTGCCCTATCCCGGCTTCAAAACGGCACCGGGAGCGGTTGGGGAATACAACGGGAAGTTTATGTCGAATCAAATGGTGTTGCGGGGTGGCTCCTGCGCAACGCCACCTGGACATATCCGCGCCACCTATCGTAACTTCTTTCCGCCCTCGGCACGATGGCAGTTTTCAGGAATTCGATTAGCGCTGTAG